The Shewanella sp. NFH-SH190041 genome has a window encoding:
- the cysE gene encoding serine O-acetyltransferase, producing the protein MGVIARLKEDIASIYHRDPAARSTLEILLNYPGMQAIWLHRVSHRMWKANWCLTARLLSTFSRWLTGVEIHPGATIGRRFFIDHGMGVVIGETAEIGDDCTLYHGVTLGGTSWNAGKRHPTLENHVVVGAGAKILGPITMHEGSRVGSNSVVVKDVPANTTVVGIPGRAVAQPSEANKEKSARRSAMAKKYGFDAYAVSPDNPDPVANAIGQMLDHMHLMDANLQALSKEVQAMGGDIAIEKLPQLDVGEFSEAEMEAAEKRQKAMEEFDPII; encoded by the coding sequence ATGGGTGTGATCGCAAGACTGAAAGAAGATATTGCCTCGATTTATCACCGGGACCCGGCTGCCCGCAGTACACTGGAAATTCTGCTGAATTACCCGGGAATGCAGGCGATTTGGCTGCATCGGGTTAGTCATAGAATGTGGAAGGCTAATTGGTGTTTGACGGCTCGTTTGCTGTCAACCTTTTCCCGTTGGCTTACTGGGGTTGAGATCCATCCTGGTGCCACCATTGGGCGACGATTTTTTATTGATCACGGTATGGGCGTTGTGATAGGCGAAACGGCTGAGATTGGTGACGATTGCACCCTTTATCATGGTGTGACACTGGGGGGAACTAGCTGGAATGCTGGTAAACGTCACCCGACATTGGAAAATCATGTGGTTGTGGGTGCTGGGGCAAAAATTCTTGGTCCAATTACTATGCATGAAGGCAGTCGGGTAGGTTCGAACTCTGTGGTGGTCAAAGATGTGCCCGCCAATACCACGGTAGTGGGGATCCCCGGTCGGGCAGTGGCGCAGCCTAGTGAAGCGAATAAGGAAAAATCTGCGCGCCGCAGTGCAATGGCCAAAAAATATGGCTTTGATGCCTATGCTGTTTCTCCTGATAATCCAGACCCTGTAGCTAATGCTATCGGGCAGATGCTGGATCATATGCATCTGATGGATGCTAATTTGCAAGCGCTCAGTAAAGAGGTGCAGGCAATGGGGGGCGATATCGCTATTGAAAAATTACCGCAGCTCGATGTCGGTGAATTCAGTGAAGCTGAAATGGAAGCAGCAGAGAAGCGGCAAAAGGCGATGGAGGAGTTTGATCCCATTATCTGA
- the iscR gene encoding Fe-S cluster assembly transcriptional regulator IscR — translation MKLTSKGRYAVTAMLDVAIHSASGPVPLADISERQGISLSYLEQLFAKLRKQGLVASVRGPGGGYRLGLAADSISVGMVVSAVDESVDATRCQGKGNCQGGNRCLTHSLWGDLSKQISEFLNGISLAGLMQKRDVQFISVKQDKMQQDQRVPV, via the coding sequence ATGAAACTGACATCTAAAGGTCGCTACGCCGTAACAGCCATGTTGGATGTGGCTATTCATTCCGCTTCCGGTCCTGTCCCATTGGCAGATATCTCAGAACGACAAGGGATATCCCTGTCCTATCTTGAACAACTCTTTGCAAAATTACGTAAGCAGGGGCTGGTTGCCAGCGTCCGTGGTCCTGGTGGTGGTTACCGCTTGGGGTTAGCTGCAGACAGTATTTCTGTTGGCATGGTCGTCAGCGCTGTTGATGAGTCTGTTGATGCAACCCGTTGTCAGGGGAAAGGTAATTGCCAAGGAGGCAACCGGTGTTTGACCCATTCCTTGTGGGGTGATCTTAGCAAACAGATTTCTGAGTTTTTGAATGGTATCAGCCTTGCGGGGCTAATGCAGAAGCGGGATGTGCAGTTTATCTCGGTTAAGCAAGACAAAATGCAGCAAGATCAACGGGTTCCAGTTTAA
- a CDS encoding IscS subfamily cysteine desulfurase, with product MKLPIYLDYSATTPVDPRVAEKMVQYLTMDGVFGNPASRSHRYGWQAEEAVDNARAQVADLINADHREIVFTSGATESDNLAIKGVAHFYQKKGKHIITSKTEHKAVLDTCRQLEREGFEVTYLEPAENGIIPMERLEAAMRDDTILLTLMHVNNEIGVVHDIDAIGELCRSKGIVFHVDAAQSAGKLPIDVQKTKVDLISISGHKMYGPKGIGALYVRRKPRIRLEAQMHGGGHERGMRSGTLPTHQIVGLGEAAALAKAEMESDNERIRFLRDKLWNGIKSIEETYVNGDMEQRYCGNLNVSFNYVEGESLMMALKDLAVSSGSACTSASLEPSYVLRALGLNDEMAHSSIRFSIGRFTTEEEIDYAVETIKDSIGKLREMSPLWEMFKDGVDLSKVQWAHH from the coding sequence ATGAAGCTTCCTATTTATTTAGATTATTCAGCAACAACTCCTGTTGACCCTCGGGTCGCAGAGAAAATGGTTCAGTATCTGACAATGGACGGCGTTTTCGGTAACCCCGCTTCCCGTTCTCATCGTTATGGCTGGCAGGCTGAAGAGGCCGTTGATAATGCCCGCGCTCAGGTGGCTGATCTGATCAATGCTGATCATCGTGAAATTGTGTTCACCTCTGGTGCAACTGAATCAGATAACCTGGCAATTAAAGGTGTGGCGCATTTCTATCAGAAGAAAGGTAAGCACATTATTACCAGTAAGACTGAGCACAAAGCTGTGCTTGATACCTGCCGTCAATTGGAGCGGGAAGGATTTGAAGTCACTTATCTGGAGCCTGCAGAAAATGGCATTATTCCGATGGAACGCCTTGAGGCGGCTATGCGGGATGACACCATTTTGTTGACCCTGATGCATGTGAACAATGAAATCGGTGTGGTTCATGATATCGATGCTATCGGTGAGCTGTGCCGTAGTAAAGGCATTGTTTTCCATGTGGACGCTGCTCAAAGTGCCGGTAAACTGCCAATCGATGTACAGAAAACAAAAGTGGATCTGATCTCGATTTCTGGTCACAAAATGTATGGTCCAAAAGGTATTGGTGCCCTGTACGTTCGCCGTAAACCACGTATTCGTCTGGAAGCACAGATGCACGGTGGTGGGCATGAGCGTGGTATGCGCAGCGGTACTTTACCGACCCACCAAATTGTTGGCTTGGGTGAGGCTGCAGCTTTGGCTAAGGCCGAAATGGAATCTGATAATGAACGTATCCGTTTCCTGCGTGACAAGCTGTGGAATGGTATTAAGAGTATTGAAGAGACTTACGTCAACGGTGATATGGAACAGCGTTACTGCGGTAACCTGAACGTCAGCTTCAACTATGTTGAAGGTGAGTCACTGATGATGGCATTAAAAGACTTGGCAGTATCTTCCGGTTCTGCCTGTACTTCAGCCAGCTTAGAGCCCAGCTATGTGCTGCGTGCACTGGGGCTGAATGATGAAATGGCACACAGTTCAATCCGCTTCTCTATTGGTCGTTTTACCACAGAAGAAGAGATTGATTACGCCGTTGAGACCATCAAGGATTCGATTGGCAAGCTCAGAGAAATGTCTCCTTTGTGGGAGATGTTCAAAGATGGTGTGGATCTGAGCAAAGTGCAGTGGGCACATCACTAA
- the iscU gene encoding Fe-S cluster assembly scaffold IscU — protein sequence MAYSEKVIDHYENPRNVGSFDKNDPSVVTGMVGAPACGDVMKLQLKINDSGIIEDAKFKTYGCGSAIASSSLVTEWVKGKSIEEAAAIKNTDIAEELALPPVKIHCSILAEDAIKAALDDYKSKQAE from the coding sequence ATGGCTTACAGTGAAAAAGTAATTGACCATTATGAGAACCCTCGCAATGTGGGTTCTTTCGACAAAAATGATCCATCCGTTGTGACCGGTATGGTTGGGGCACCAGCTTGTGGTGACGTGATGAAATTGCAATTGAAAATCAATGATTCCGGTATCATTGAAGATGCAAAATTCAAAACGTATGGTTGTGGCAGTGCTATCGCATCAAGCTCTTTGGTGACTGAGTGGGTCAAAGGTAAGAGCATTGAGGAAGCGGCTGCAATTAAAAATACTGATATCGCGGAAGAATTGGCTTTGCCTCCAGTGAAAATTCACTGTTCAATTCTGGCAGAAGATGCGATTAAGGCCGCATTGGACGACTATAAGTCCAAGCAGGCGGAGTAA
- the iscA gene encoding iron-sulfur cluster assembly protein IscA: protein MAITMTPAAVERVKSFLANRGKGLGLRLGLKTSGCSGMAYVLEFVDELNEDDEIYEIDGVNIIIDAKSFIYLQGIELDFVKEGLNEGFKFNNPNAKGECGCGESFTV from the coding sequence ATGGCAATTACAATGACACCGGCAGCAGTAGAGCGGGTGAAGTCATTTTTAGCCAATCGGGGAAAAGGTCTGGGCTTACGCCTAGGCCTTAAAACATCCGGTTGTAGCGGTATGGCTTATGTGCTTGAGTTTGTAGATGAGCTCAATGAGGATGACGAAATCTATGAAATCGATGGTGTAAATATCATCATTGATGCCAAAAGTTTTATTTACCTGCAGGGAATAGAGCTGGATTTTGTCAAAGAAGGCCTCAATGAAGGCTTTAAATTTAACAACCCTAACGCAAAAGGCGAATGTGGTTGCGGTGAAAGTTTCACCGTATAA
- the hscB gene encoding co-chaperone HscB has translation MNYFELFDLPLSFKLDTGLLSDRYRELQRAVHPDKFAGGSEQEVLLAVQKAAQINDGYQTLKQPLRRAEHMLALRGLDISGETATVKDTAFLMQQMEWREALEDIGHSQQPEVLIDELHSSFSAYEKVMFANLAELLLSTSEPDALKAADDIRKLKFMAKLQDELARAEDALFE, from the coding sequence ATGAACTACTTCGAGTTATTTGATTTACCCCTTTCCTTTAAACTCGATACAGGCCTGTTGTCAGACCGTTATCGGGAACTGCAACGTGCAGTACATCCAGATAAATTTGCCGGTGGTAGCGAGCAGGAAGTCTTGCTCGCTGTGCAAAAAGCCGCGCAGATTAATGACGGCTATCAAACGTTGAAACAGCCATTACGTCGGGCTGAGCATATGTTAGCTCTGCGTGGGCTCGATATCAGCGGTGAAACTGCCACGGTAAAAGACACTGCATTTTTAATGCAGCAAATGGAGTGGCGGGAGGCATTGGAAGATATTGGCCATAGCCAGCAGCCTGAAGTGTTGATTGATGAACTTCACAGCTCTTTTTCTGCTTATGAGAAAGTGATGTTTGCTAATTTGGCTGAATTATTACTTTCTACCTCAGAGCCGGATGCATTAAAGGCTGCAGATGATATCCGTAAGCTCAAGTTTATGGCAAAGTTACAGGACGAACTGGCCCGGGCAGAAGATGCCCTGTTTGAATAG
- the hscA gene encoding Fe-S protein assembly chaperone HscA: MALLQIAEPGQSAAPHQHRLAVGIDLGTTNSLVAAVRSGEASTLADTQGRHSLPSIVFYGDDTIETGYQAAAHSAQDPANTIISVKRFMGRSLADIQSGSQQHAYHFTASENGLPLFNTRQGPVNPVQVSSEILRPLIQRAEATLGGQLEGVVITVPAYFDDAQRQGTKDAASLLGLKVLRLLNEPTAAAIAYGLDSQQEGVIAVYDLGGGTFDISILRLNKGVFEVLATGGDSALGGDDFDHLLQQFFIAQWQLKELTPQLSRQLLIEARRVKEALTQASSTQATITLADGQMLEIEVSKSQFDQLIQPLVRKTIAACRRSLRDAGIDTDEVLQTVMVGGSTRVPLVREQVAQFFGKAPLTDIDPDKVVAIGAAIQADILVGNKPESDLLLLDVLPLSLGIETMGGLVEKIVSRNTTIPVARAQEFTTFKDGQTAMAFHVVQGERELVDDCRSLARFILKDIPPMAAGAAHIRVTFQVDADGLLSVEAMEKSSGVKASIQVKPSFGLSETEIATMLKDSMKNAKDDISRRMLAEQQVEAARVLESLHSALAKDGALLTSQERDDIQSAMEQLSQLAGADDADAITKAIEALDSQTQAFAEKRMDNSIRQALTGQSVDQI; this comes from the coding sequence ATGGCCCTATTGCAGATTGCTGAGCCCGGACAGAGTGCCGCGCCGCATCAACACCGACTGGCCGTAGGTATCGATTTGGGCACTACCAATTCGTTGGTAGCTGCTGTGCGTAGTGGTGAAGCTAGCACACTTGCCGATACTCAGGGTCGCCATTCCTTACCTTCTATCGTGTTTTATGGTGATGACACTATTGAAACCGGTTATCAAGCCGCCGCGCATTCAGCGCAGGATCCTGCCAATACCATTATTTCTGTAAAACGCTTTATGGGGCGCAGCTTAGCGGATATTCAATCTGGCAGTCAGCAACATGCTTATCACTTTACTGCCAGTGAGAATGGATTACCCCTGTTTAATACCCGTCAAGGTCCAGTAAACCCTGTGCAGGTGAGCAGTGAAATTTTGCGGCCGTTGATCCAGCGAGCTGAAGCCACTTTGGGCGGTCAGTTGGAAGGCGTGGTTATCACGGTACCAGCATATTTTGATGATGCTCAGCGGCAAGGCACCAAAGATGCGGCCAGTTTGTTGGGACTGAAAGTGTTACGTCTACTCAACGAACCGACTGCCGCGGCCATTGCCTACGGGTTGGATTCTCAACAGGAAGGGGTCATTGCGGTTTATGATCTCGGTGGCGGGACATTTGATATCTCTATTTTGCGTTTGAATAAAGGCGTATTTGAGGTATTGGCTACGGGCGGTGACTCTGCACTGGGCGGTGATGATTTTGACCATCTGCTGCAGCAATTTTTCATTGCGCAGTGGCAATTAAAAGAGCTAACGCCACAACTCAGTCGTCAATTGCTGATCGAAGCGCGGCGAGTGAAAGAGGCGTTAACCCAGGCAAGCTCTACCCAAGCGACTATCACTCTGGCTGATGGTCAAATGCTGGAGATTGAGGTTAGTAAAAGTCAGTTTGATCAATTGATCCAGCCTTTAGTGCGCAAAACGATTGCGGCTTGCCGTCGTTCACTGCGGGATGCTGGAATTGATACCGATGAAGTACTTCAGACTGTGATGGTCGGTGGTTCTACCCGGGTACCGCTGGTGCGTGAGCAAGTGGCACAATTCTTTGGTAAAGCCCCACTGACGGATATTGATCCGGATAAAGTGGTTGCGATTGGTGCCGCGATTCAGGCTGATATTTTGGTTGGTAATAAACCAGAATCAGATTTGCTGCTGTTGGATGTATTGCCATTATCACTGGGTATTGAAACCATGGGGGGACTCGTTGAGAAAATTGTGTCCCGCAATACGACCATTCCCGTGGCCAGAGCACAAGAGTTTACCACTTTTAAAGATGGGCAAACGGCAATGGCATTTCATGTGGTACAGGGCGAACGTGAGTTAGTTGACGATTGCCGTTCGCTGGCGCGTTTTATTCTAAAAGATATTCCGCCTATGGCTGCGGGAGCTGCACATATCCGTGTGACATTCCAAGTTGATGCTGATGGCCTGTTGAGTGTTGAAGCCATGGAAAAATCTTCCGGGGTGAAAGCCAGTATTCAGGTTAAGCCATCTTTTGGCCTGTCTGAAACTGAGATTGCCACCATGCTAAAAGACTCCATGAAGAATGCGAAGGATGATATCAGTCGTCGGATGCTGGCTGAGCAGCAGGTTGAAGCTGCCCGGGTCTTGGAGTCGCTACACTCTGCATTGGCGAAAGACGGAGCGTTATTAACCTCTCAAGAACGTGATGACATTCAATCGGCGATGGAACAACTTAGCCAATTAGCTGGTGCAGATGATGCCGATGCGATAACCAAAGCGATTGAAGCGCTTGATAGTCAAACTCAAGCATTTGCCGAAAAACGTATGGATAACTCTATTCGTCAGGCCCTGACCGGCCAGTCGGTAGATCAGATATAG
- the fdx gene encoding ISC system 2Fe-2S type ferredoxin has protein sequence MPKLVFLPNEELCPEGAVVEAEVGETILDVALRNGINIEHACEKSCACTTCHCIVREGFDELEPSDELEDDMLDKAWGLEPESRLSCQAKVVDCDLVIDIPKYTVNMVSEG, from the coding sequence ATGCCAAAATTAGTTTTTTTACCCAATGAAGAGCTGTGTCCTGAAGGGGCAGTGGTAGAAGCGGAAGTGGGTGAAACCATTCTGGATGTTGCCCTGCGTAACGGGATTAATATTGAACATGCCTGTGAAAAATCTTGCGCGTGTACCACTTGTCATTGCATTGTACGTGAAGGTTTTGATGAGCTTGAGCCCAGTGATGAACTGGAAGATGACATGCTGGATAAGGCTTGGGGATTAGAGCCGGAAAGTCGTTTGTCCTGTCAGGCTAAAGTCGTTGACTGTGATTTGGTTATTGATATTCCAAAATATACTGTGAATATGGTTAGCGAAGGCTAA
- the ndk gene encoding nucleoside-diphosphate kinase: MAIERTFSIIKPDAVAKNHIGAIYNRFETAGLKIIASKMVHLSKEQAEGFYAEHSERPFFGALVAFMTSGPIMVQVLEGENAVMANREIMGATNPAEAARGTIRSDFANSIDENAVHGSDALASAEREIAYFFSTEELCPRTR, from the coding sequence ATGGCGATCGAACGTACTTTTTCCATTATTAAGCCAGACGCAGTTGCTAAGAACCACATTGGTGCTATCTACAACCGTTTTGAAACTGCTGGTCTGAAAATCATTGCATCCAAGATGGTTCATCTGTCAAAAGAGCAGGCTGAAGGCTTCTATGCAGAGCATAGTGAACGCCCATTCTTTGGTGCTCTGGTTGCCTTTATGACTTCTGGCCCAATCATGGTACAGGTGTTGGAAGGCGAAAATGCAGTCATGGCTAACCGTGAAATTATGGGGGCGACTAACCCTGCAGAAGCCGCTCGCGGTACTATCCGTTCTGATTTTGCGAACAGCATTGATGAAAATGCGGTACATGGTTCTGATGCTTTGGCTTCAGCTGAGCGTGAGATTGCTTACTTCTTCAGTACTGAAGAGCTGTGTCCTCGTACCCGTTAA
- a CDS encoding TonB-dependent receptor plug domain-containing protein: MSKQTAVAKAVRFSLFAFVSSAVSGTVIAEDTAVAGEKVERIEVTGSRIQRTDMETSSPVTVIDRAEIDASGVATLSDFVRNLASNSFGSFRDASGFGSGQSSQSTVSLRGLGANRTLVLIDGRRMGTSVAFGGGTQNLNVIPMAAVERVEVLRDGASAVYGSDAVAGVINIITKKEYEGVDIEAEQGITQHGGGDNTNVRMTFGSVGERTNIVASVEYFNRGALYDEQRDFSNYLPSSYGWPGSGTYNEVTLDDKGEKVYTAKAFANEKMCVDANGIWQEDPKTGNAFCKYNAAGDSATMAAQERFSSFVKVDHEFNDDLKWTNRLMMTRVWTEGQYAGTPNSADPVLRRTDANKDVYDATIAALGSEHQWIKEQAADGKYTNIDLLMRTTPLGPRVTSVEDTDINFLTALEGYSELMGGMTWDVGAQWIRSDVSTVQTGTANSAIIQDLLDSGELDFFGAGPNYKPGQNETAIQKAAHTAVFTGRVQTYGIDGGVSFDMFDVPAGTVPIALGMEWNRTEYEKLSDAASNLGDVIGSSGGDIIQGKSREVFSASAETLIPIFDGLDFEASARFDDYSDFGSTFNPKLGLSYRPVDSLLVRVSWGTGFRAPTFDDLYAQGSLTNLWAIDKVSGNTTQEQYPAYYMGNENLEPEESESLSIGAVWNVTDAFDLELSYYDIQIDDVITTMTSQDIFDMELELGADAVKDWLFRKEDGSVDYLLLPKMNLGEMNTSGIDLNANYLLETGVGEFRFRVETNYVITWEEKKGPDSPMEDIVGELGSPQYRINLSTTWTQDEWDASLFARYTASQEETYLDKDKNEQIARTDGQWILDAQVGYHLAWNAKIDFGIRNLLDEEPPLNDYLGFPGYDTYLYDPIGREYYLRYNQKF, translated from the coding sequence ATGTCAAAGCAGACTGCAGTTGCTAAAGCCGTGCGTTTTAGCTTGTTTGCATTCGTTTCATCAGCCGTATCCGGCACTGTTATTGCCGAAGATACAGCGGTTGCTGGAGAGAAGGTTGAGCGCATTGAAGTAACAGGGTCACGTATTCAGCGTACAGACATGGAGACCTCTTCTCCTGTTACGGTTATTGATCGGGCTGAAATTGATGCTTCGGGGGTTGCGACATTATCAGATTTTGTTCGTAATCTGGCCTCAAACAGTTTTGGTTCATTTCGTGATGCTTCCGGTTTTGGTTCTGGTCAGTCTTCACAGTCTACTGTGAGTCTGCGTGGTCTTGGGGCAAACCGTACTCTGGTATTGATTGACGGCCGTCGGATGGGTACGTCCGTAGCCTTTGGTGGCGGTACTCAAAACCTGAACGTAATACCAATGGCGGCGGTAGAGCGCGTTGAAGTACTGCGTGACGGCGCGTCAGCAGTGTACGGCTCGGATGCCGTTGCGGGTGTAATCAACATCATCACTAAAAAAGAGTATGAAGGCGTAGATATCGAAGCTGAACAGGGCATAACCCAGCACGGCGGCGGTGATAATACCAACGTCCGCATGACTTTTGGTAGCGTAGGTGAGAGGACCAACATTGTTGCATCAGTAGAGTATTTCAATCGTGGTGCACTGTATGACGAGCAGCGTGATTTCAGCAACTACTTACCAAGTTCTTATGGTTGGCCAGGCTCTGGCACATACAATGAAGTGACTCTGGATGACAAAGGTGAGAAAGTTTACACCGCCAAAGCCTTTGCCAACGAGAAGATGTGTGTTGATGCCAATGGTATTTGGCAGGAAGATCCAAAAACCGGTAATGCTTTCTGTAAATACAATGCAGCTGGTGACTCTGCTACCATGGCTGCTCAAGAGCGCTTCTCCAGCTTCGTTAAAGTTGACCATGAGTTTAACGACGATTTGAAGTGGACCAACCGTTTGATGATGACTCGTGTATGGACTGAGGGTCAGTATGCGGGTACACCAAACAGTGCAGATCCTGTGTTGCGTAGAACTGATGCTAACAAAGACGTCTACGATGCTACTATCGCGGCATTGGGCAGTGAGCATCAGTGGATCAAAGAGCAGGCCGCAGATGGTAAGTACACAAATATCGACCTGTTAATGCGTACCACGCCTCTAGGGCCTCGTGTAACGTCAGTGGAAGATACAGACATCAACTTCCTGACTGCTCTGGAAGGTTATTCTGAATTGATGGGTGGTATGACTTGGGATGTCGGTGCTCAGTGGATCCGTTCAGATGTATCTACTGTTCAAACCGGTACTGCCAACTCGGCCATTATACAGGATCTGTTGGACAGTGGTGAGTTGGACTTTTTCGGTGCAGGCCCTAACTATAAACCGGGTCAGAATGAAACTGCCATTCAGAAAGCGGCACACACAGCCGTATTTACCGGTCGTGTTCAAACCTATGGTATTGACGGTGGTGTGAGCTTCGATATGTTCGATGTGCCAGCTGGCACAGTGCCTATCGCGCTGGGTATGGAGTGGAATCGCACTGAATATGAAAAGCTGAGCGATGCTGCGTCCAATCTGGGTGATGTAATTGGTAGTTCAGGTGGTGATATCATCCAGGGCAAGAGCCGCGAGGTATTCTCCGCTTCTGCTGAAACTCTGATCCCGATTTTTGACGGTCTGGATTTTGAAGCTTCTGCACGTTTTGATGATTACAGCGACTTTGGCTCGACCTTTAACCCTAAGTTAGGTCTGAGCTACCGTCCGGTTGATTCTCTGTTAGTTCGTGTATCTTGGGGAACTGGCTTCCGTGCACCAACCTTCGATGATCTGTACGCTCAAGGCTCACTGACTAACCTGTGGGCAATTGACAAGGTAAGCGGTAACACCACTCAAGAGCAGTATCCTGCATATTACATGGGTAACGAAAATCTGGAGCCAGAGGAGTCTGAATCTCTCTCTATCGGTGCCGTATGGAATGTGACGGATGCATTCGATTTGGAATTGTCTTACTACGATATTCAGATTGATGACGTGATCACTACCATGACAAGCCAGGACATCTTCGATATGGAACTGGAACTGGGCGCTGACGCGGTGAAAGATTGGTTGTTCCGTAAAGAAGATGGGTCTGTAGATTACCTGTTGCTGCCAAAGATGAACCTGGGTGAAATGAATACCTCCGGTATCGACTTGAATGCTAATTACTTGTTAGAAACTGGTGTTGGTGAGTTCCGTTTCCGCGTTGAAACTAACTATGTGATTACTTGGGAAGAGAAGAAGGGGCCTGATTCTCCAATGGAAGATATCGTAGGCGAACTGGGTAGCCCACAATATCGTATCAATCTGAGCACAACTTGGACTCAGGACGAGTGGGATGCTTCTTTGTTTGCCCGTTATACAGCAAGTCAGGAAGAGACTTATCTGGATAAGGATAAGAACGAACAAATCGCCCGTACTGATGGTCAGTGGATCCTTGATGCACAGGTCGGTTATCATTTAGCATGGAATGCAAAAATTGATTTTGGTATCAGAAACTTACTAGATGAAGAGCCGCCATTAAATGATTATTTAGGATTCCCTGGATATGATACATATCTGTATGATCCAATCGGACGCGAATATTACCTGCGTTACAATCAAAAGTTCTAA